One Manihot esculenta cultivar AM560-2 chromosome 6, M.esculenta_v8, whole genome shotgun sequence DNA segment encodes these proteins:
- the LOC110616582 gene encoding presenilin-like protein At2g29900, producing the protein MAQIQRPKSIIDSLGEEIIRIITPVSICMFIVVILVSILNTDSSSASTTINTIATMAYTETTSDSFWDKLGGALLNSLVFVAVVTVVTFLLVLLFYLRCTQFLKIYMGFSSFIVLGFMGGEIALFLIRDFSVPIDCFTFLVVLFNFSIVGVLAVFMSKMAIFVTQAYMVVIGVLVAYWFTLLPEWTTWALLVAMALYDLAAVLLPVGPLRLLVELAISRDEDIPALVYEARPVTNHDSSSRNGVGHRRLWRERRNVGNGSEENLSSESILDSNLTNATVDVSHNTTRLVRAEEGQLLERDGELSAPLIDHRSSVQLRGEGNAVLSENLLLEGIGLGSTGAIKLGLGDFIFYSVLVGRAAMYDFMTVYACYFAIIAGLGITLMLLAFYQKVLPALPVSVALGVLFYFLTRLLLEVFVVQCSLNLVMF; encoded by the coding sequence ATGGCTCAAATCCAAAGACCCAAAAGCATTATTGATTCTCTAGGAGAAGAAATAATCAGAATCATAACACCAGTGTCAATCTGCATGTTCATTGTGGTGATTCTGGTCTCAATTCTCAACACAGACTCCTCATCGgcatcaacaacaataaacaCCATAGCTACCATGGCTTACACTGAGACAACCTCGGACTCCTTCTGGGATAAGCTCGGAGGTGCGCTTTTGAACTCTCTTGTGTTTGTGGCTGTTGTCACTGTTGTCACTTTCCTTCTGGTGCTTCTTTTTTACCTTAGATGCACTCAGTTCTTGAAAATATACATGggtttctcttcttttattGTTTTGGGATTCATGGGTGGTGAAATTGCCTTGTTCTTGATCAGAGATTTTAGTGTTCCTATCGATTGCTTCACGTTTTTGGTTGTCTTGTTCAACTTTTCTATTGTGGGTGTACTGGCCGTGTTTATGTCAAAAATGGCCATATTTGTGACTCAGGCTTATATGGTTGTTATTGGGGTTTTGGTTGCTTATTGGTTTACTCTTTTGCCTGAATGGACTACTTGGGCACTATTGGTTGCCATGGCATTGTATGATCTTGCTGCTGTTTTGTTGCCTGTTGGCCCATTAAGGCTGTTGGTAGAGCTTGCAATATCTAGGGATGAAGATATCCCCGCACTAGTGTATGAGGCTCGGCCTGTGACTAATCATGATTCAAGCTCTAGGAATGGTGTAGGTCACAGGAGGCTGTGGAGAGAAAGGAGAAATGTGGGAAATGGTTCTGAAGAGAATTTGAGTTCTGAGTCTATTTTGGATTCCAACTTGACGAATGCTACAGTTGATGTTAGTCATAACACTACAAGATTAGTTAGAGCTGAAGAAGGGCAACTTCTGGAAAGGGATGGTGAGCTTTCTGCACCATTAATTGATCATAGGAGCAGTGTTCAGTTGCGTGGAGAGGGAAATGCTGTACTAAGTGAAAATTTGCTGCTAGAGGGCATTGGACTGGGTTCAACTGGTGCTATCAAGCTTGGCCTGGGGGACTTTATCTTCTATAGTGTTTTAGTTGGAAGAGCAGCAATGTATGACTTTATGACtgtttatgcatgttatttTGCCATTATAGCGGGTTTGGGCATTACACTCATGCTGTTGGCATTTTATCAGAAAGTTTTGCCTGCTCTTCCTGTTTCAGTTGCGCTAGGTGTGCTATTTTATTTCTTGACGAGGCTGTTACTTGAAGTTTTTGTTGTACAATGTTCTTTGAatcttgtgatgttttag
- the LOC110617657 gene encoding uncharacterized protein LOC110617657 codes for MDFWVFGAAAAAGYIAKHWQYISRDRDNLSEPGKNETPSCPFRRLTWRRKLAEDTSTGERLSDMYKLDGASEAEVSTSGYVEKLGIWGDYEHRMLPLSSLPLGFSTDEHLKESGGEKGLNGDMGDNSGRPCTGEVDPFCDRMRKRSSLRTKGYFIKPLSSLESCLTAQIYKEHVKMEEYVLSVLPSSSTNIRPLLVTNGNQTINRVNGHSVSARISTDDNRLHKEEILCGIPPLPKISTLAVPSKIKSKIGKGHDERYRSSHKAGNGRHFDSQTGSIDRKILFCLGICVGIVTSLLDNRRELDKFKQLLKQKENLVQDLQEELEMKDLLTVEQLADEKCESQDTYENSFDYEAPNPLVSVQDMDISRNNDDEDSNHYEKAEETTGDMSKIEAELEAELERLGLNMNTSNMDTRWSDLVELDPDFESDFAQGDLRADMVNGQAVESDRDASGTSTTYTGNYTVSPRELSLRLHEVIESRLEERVKKLERALQNSERKLQLRESEHRNVCRQFPNRELRYSSGEETEEDSSCMTQPLVMDLSGEALDAYNEAYEELMKINESEDESPCGFHESIIWGQNLTCNKEKSSREIHFNQLKASIERGLQNQELLYDGASEDENGNCNDELEKQLIKHVVEKTRKGSPVVLNAQRLLFSMDENEG; via the exons ATGGATTTTTGGGTATTTGGAGCTGCAGCAGCTGCTGGATACATTGCTAAACATTGGCAATACATTTCAAGGGATAGGGATAATTTATCGGAGCCTGGGAAAAATGAAACCCCCAGCTGCCCCTTCCGCAGATTAACTTGGAGAAGGAAACTAGCAGAAGATACTTCTACAGGTGAGAGATTGTCAGATATGTACAAGTTAGATGGTGCTTCAGAAGCAGAAGTTTCTACTAGTGGTTATGTTGAAAAGCTTGGGATTTGGGGAGATTATGAACATAGGATGCTTCCCTTGTCAAGCTTGCCACTTGGATTTTCAACAGATGAACACCTAAAAGAAAGTGGGGGTGAAAAAGGTTTGAATGGTGATATGGGAGATAATTCTGGTAGGCCTTGTACTGGTGAAGTGGATCCTTTTTGTGATCGTATGAGGAAAAGAAGCTCGCTTAGAACCAAAGGCTATTTTATCAAACCTTTGAGTTCCCTAGAAAGTTGCCTAACAGCTCAGATATACAAGGAACACGTTAAAATGGAAGAGTATGTGCTTAGTGTCCTTCCTTCATCATCTACAAATATAAGGCCACTGCTTGTAACCAATGGCAACCAAACAATTAACAGAGTGAATGGTCATTCTGTCAGTGCACGAATCAGCACTGATGATAATAGGCTGCATAAGGAGGAAATTCTATGTGGGATTCCTCCATTGCCAAAAATCAGTACATTGGCTGTTCCCAGTAAGATTAAATCTAAGATAGGGAAGGGGCATGATGAAAGATACAGAAGTTCCCATAAAGCAGGCAATGGAAGGCACTTTGATTCTCAAACTG GGTCAATTGATCGAAAAATTTTATTCTGTTTGGGCATTTGTGTTGGTATAGTCACTTCTCTTCTAGATAATAGGAGAGAGCTAGACAAATTTAAACAATTGTTAAAGCAGAAAGAGAACTTGGTCCAAGATCTGCAAGAGGAACTTGAAATGAAAGATTTGTTGACAGTGGAACAGCTAGCTGACGAGAAATGTGAATCACAAGATACATATGAGAACTCCTTTGACTACGAGGCACCAAATCCACTTGTTTCTGTGCAAGATATGGATATTTCAAGAAACAATGATGATGAAGATTCAAACCACTATGAGAAGGCTGAGGAGACCACAGGAGACATGAGTAAAATTGAAGCAGAGCTTGAGGCTGAACTTGAGAGATTGGGGCTAAACATGAATACATCTAATATGGATACAAGATGGTCCGATCTTGTTGAG CTTGACCCAGACTTTGAATCAGACTTTGCTCAAGGTGACCTGAGGGCAGACATGGTCAATGGGCAAGCTGTGGAATCAGATAGAGATGCAAGTGGTACCTCAACAACTTACACTGGAAATTATACAGTTTCACCCCGAGAACTGAGCCTGCGGCTGCATGAAGTTATCGAATCCAGACTTGAAGAGCGTGTGAAGAAGCTTGAGAGGGCTCTTCAAAACAGTGAGAGGAAGTTGCAACTCAGGGAATCTGAGCATAGGAATGTTTGTAGGCAGTTCCCCAACAGAGAACTGAGATATTCCTCTGGTGAAGAAACTGAAGAAGATTCCAGTTGTATGACCCAGCCACTAGTTATGGATTTATCAGGAGAAGCTCTGGATGCTTACAATGAAGCCTATGAAGAGCTAATGAAGATAAATGAATCAGAAGATGAGTCACCATGTGgatttcatgaaagcattatATGGGGTCAAAATCTTACTTGCAATAAAGAGAAATCATCTAGAGAGATACATTTCAATCAGTTAAAGGCATCAATAGAGCGAGGCTTACAAAATCAAGAATTGCTTTATGATGGCGCAAGTGAAGATGAAAATGGCAATTGCAATGATGAGTTAGAAAAGCAGCTGATAAAGCATGTTGTGGAGAAAACGAGGAAAGGTTCTCCTGTAGTGCTAAATGCACAGAGGTTGTTGTTTTCCATGGATGAAAACGAAGGTTAA
- the LOC110618022 gene encoding glycine-rich RNA-binding protein 2, mitochondrial isoform X3, with the protein MAFLSKVGNVLRQAGSKQINGELSASRPSLYQAIRCMSSSKLFIGGISYATDDTSLREAFSKYGEVIEARVILDRETGRSRGFGFVTYTSSEEASSAIQALDGQDLHGRRVKVNYANDRARGSFGGGGYGAGGGSYGAGGGGYGTGSRGYNNNYGGSYGGPGENYGAGNTDSGRYAGRNVGYSGGSTFDGSSTGAYGSDTWNYGGSDGNVGGGNDKLDSSNIGGGYDGNATSGFSGGNDQFGGHESSGLDNAAGKYDQDEALDGNFRDDDDNAGDFAKRA; encoded by the exons ATGGCGTTTCTTAGTAAAGTTGGGAATGTACTGAGGCAGGCAGGCAGCAAGCAGATCAATGGTGAACTATCTGCATCCAGGCCATCCCTCTATCAAGCAATAAGATGCATGTCATCTTCAAAACTTTTTATTGGAG GTATTTCTTATGCTACAGATGACACTAGTCTAAGAGAAGCTTTTAGCAAATACGGCGAGGTTATTGAAG CAAGAGTCATTCTGGATCGTGAAACTGGTAGATCTAGAGGATTTGGTTTTGTAACTTACACATCCAGTGAGGAGGCCTCTAGCGCCATCCAGGCCTTGGATGGACAG GATCTTCATGGTCGTCGTGTAAAGGTGAATTATGCAAATGATAGAGCTCGCGGTAGCTTTGGAGGTGGGG GCTATGGTGCTGGAGGGGGCAGTTATGGTGCTGGAGGAGGCGGCTATGGCACTGGCAGTCGAGGCTATAACAATAATTATGGAGGTAGTTATGGTGGTCCTGGTGAGAATTATGGAGCTGGTAACACTGACAGTGGCCGCTATGCAGGTCGAAATGTTGGCTATTCTGGTGGAAGCACTTTTGATGGTAGTAGCACTGGGGCGTATGGCAGTGATACTTGGAATTATGGTGGTAGTGATGGTAATGTTGGTGGTGGCAATGATAAACTTGATAGCAGCAATATTGGAGGTGGTTATGATGGAAATGCCACTTCAGGATTCAGTGGTGGCAATGATCAATTTGGTGGCCATGAAAGCAGCGGCTTGGATAATGCAGCTGGAAAATATGATCAAGATGAAGCATTGGACGGAAATTTCAGGGACGATGATGATAATGCTGGTGACTTTGCCAAAAGGGCGTGA
- the LOC110617646 gene encoding exocyst complex component EXO70E2: protein MHNCQSIMPTYEAEVEQHIFAATQHILKALGASKNLSDDFRRALTELDSHLSTMTIITENEGGGFSEIEEQLKHAEKKIIRWESDPSLIWDSGPMEATEYLQAINEILTVIESLGGLSLSENGKLRMIALRAQNALQRAMSRLEKELCHILSQHKQYFRPQYVSFHSRAEDMFYNESFAFLEDEIVEEISQRDGEDGETFEFSLDLVDPHVIPDIKSIANVMSASNYMQEFCEAFIGKRREALYEYLSILEIEKLSLEDVLKLEWDSLNREIKKWTWAIKIIIRVYLASEKRLCDQILGGFGSVNSFCFIEISKASVLCLLNFGQAVAMGPHKPEKLFRLLDMYEIMADLHIDVDGLFSDDDGSFVRIEYHKLLRTLGDYARETSMRFVNAIASDASLHPFRGGGIHHLTKYVMNYMRVLADYSDTFSLLLKDQDADESQAVVEIDNDQDFYSSSSGPMACHLRLVTCTLESNLIVKSKLYKDDSLQHIFLMNNIHYMVKKVKDSDLRLFFGDEWIRKHIGKFQQHATSYVRATWCSVISILRDDGKTSLKERCRRFSTAFEEIYKNQTRWCIPDLQLREDLQISTSQKVIPAYRNFLGNNNSNVSDKHVKYTTDDLAELLLDLFVGSPRSLRNSRRRA from the exons ATGCACAACTGTCAATCTATCATGCCAACCTACGAAGCAGAAGTAGAACAGCATATCTTTGCTGCGACTCAGCATATTCTGAAGGCATTAGGGGCAAGTAAGAACCTGAGTGATGATTTTAGAAGAGCACTTACTGAGCTTGACTCTCATTTGTCCACAATGACTATAATAACTGAAAATGAGGGAGGGGGGTTTTCTGAGATAGAAGAACAGCTCAAACATGCTGAGAAAAAGATTATTCGTTGGGAGTCAGATCCATCTCTGATATGGGATTCTGGCCCCATGGAAGCCACGGAGTATTTGCAAGCTATCAATGAGATTCTAACAGTGATAGAAAGCTTGGGAGGGCTGTCCTTGAGTGAAAATGGGAAACTCAGGATGATTGCTTTACGAGCTCAGAATGCACTGCAGAGAGCAATGTCAAGACTTGAGAAAGAGCTTTGCCACATTCTGTCTCAACATAAGCAATATTTTAGGCCACAGTATGTTTCATTTCATTCACGTGCTGAAGACATGTTCTATAATGAGTCCTTTGCTTTTTTGGAAGATGAAATAGTTGAAGAAATATCCCAGAGAGATGGGGAAGACGGAGAAACTTTTGAATTTTCTTTAGATTTGGTTGATCCACATGTAATTCCTGATATTAAGTCCATTGCAAATGTTATGTCTGCATCTAATTACATGCAAGAGTTTTGTGAAGCTTTCATTGGTAAGCGGAGAGAAGCATTATATGAATACTTGTCTATCCTTGAAATAGAGAAACTCAGTCTTGAGGATGTTTTGAAGCTGGAATGGGATAGCTTGAACAGGGAAATCAAGAAATGGACATGGGCTATAAAGATCATCATTAGAGTGTATCTTGCTAGTGAGAAACGACTTTGTGACCAGATATTGGGGGGTTTTGGTTCTGTCAATTCATTTTGCTTCATTGAAATCTCTAAGGCTTCAGTTCTATGCCTCTTGAATTTTGGCCAAGCAGTAGCAATGGGACCTCATAAGCCTGAGAAGTTATTCCGGCTGCTTGACATGTATGAGATTATGGCAGATCTTCACATAGACGTAGACGGTTTATTCTCAGATGATGATGGTTCTTTTGTTAGAATTGAGTACCACAAGCTTTTGAGGACACTGGGTGATTATGCAAGGGAGACCTCTATGAGATTTGTGAACGCCATTGCATCTGATGCATCTTTACACCCTTTTCGTGGAGGCGGAATTCATCACCTCACAAAGTATGTGATGAATTACATGAGGGTCCTTGCAGATTATAGTGATACTTTCAGTTTGCTTCTCAAGGACCAAGATGCAGATGAATCACAAGCTGTTGTTGAGATTGATAATGATCAGGACTTTTATTCTTCCTCTTCTGGCCCAATGGCTTGCCACCTTCGGTTGGTTACATGCACTCTAGAATCCAATCTCATTGTCAAATCCAAATTATACAAGGATGATTCTCTGCAGCATATTTTCTTGATGAACAACATCCATTACATGGTTAAGAAGGTCAAAGACTCTGATCTCAGGCTTTTCTTTGGAGATGAATGGATCCGAAAACATATCGGGAAGTTTCAACAACACGCTACAAGCTATGTGAGAGCCACTTGGTGTTCAGTTATTTCCATACTTAGAGATGATGGAAAGACGAGTCTTAAAGAAAGGTGCAGGAGATTTAGCACTGCTTTTGAGGAGATATACAAAAATCAGACACGCTGGTGCATTCCAGATCTTCAGCTCCGGGAAGACCTGCAAATTTCAACTTCACAGAAAGTAATACCTGCTTATCGAAATTTTCTTGGAAATAACAACAGTAATGTTAGTGATAAGCATGTTAAGTACACTACAGATGATTTGGCGGAACTGCTCTTGGATCTTTTTGTTGGATCACCGAGATCACTGCGAAATTCGCGCAGGAG GGCCTAA
- the LOC110618022 gene encoding glycine-rich RNA-binding protein 2, mitochondrial isoform X2: MAFLSKVGNVLRQAGSKQINGELSASRPSLYQAIRCMSSSKLFIGGISYATDDTSLREAFSKYGEVIEARVILDRETGRSRGFGFVTYTSSEEASSAIQALDGQDLHGRRVKVNYANDRARGSFGGGGYGAGGGSYGAGGGGYGTGSRGYNNNYGGSYGGPGENYGAGNTDSGRYAGRNVGYSGGSTFDGSSTGAYGSDTWNYGGSDGNVGGGNDKLDSSNIGGGYDGNATSGFSGGNDQFGGHESSGLDNAAGKYDQDEALDGNFRDDDDNAGDFAKRA; encoded by the exons ATGGCGTTTCTTAGTAAAGTTGGGAATGTACTGAGGCAGGCAGGCAGCAAGCAGATCAATGGTGAACTATCTGCATCCAGGCCATCCCTCTATCAAGCAATAAGATGCATGTCATCTTCAAAACTTTTTATTGGAG GTATTTCTTATGCTACAGATGACACTAGTCTAAGAGAAGCTTTTAGCAAATACGGCGAGGTTATTGAAG CAAGAGTCATTCTGGATCGTGAAACTGGTAGATCTAGAGGATTTGGTTTTGTAACTTACACATCCAGTGAGGAGGCCTCTAGCGCCATCCAGGCCTTGGATGGACAG GATCTTCATGGTCGTCGTGTAAAGGTGAATTATGCAAATGATAGAGCTCGCGGTAGCTTTGGAGGTGGGGGCTATGGTGCTGGAG GGGGCAGTTATGGTGCTGGAGGAGGCGGCTATGGCACTGGCAGTCGAGGCTATAACAATAATTATGGAGGTAGTTATGGTGGTCCTGGTGAGAATTATGGAGCTGGTAACACTGACAGTGGCCGCTATGCAGGTCGAAATGTTGGCTATTCTGGTGGAAGCACTTTTGATGGTAGTAGCACTGGGGCGTATGGCAGTGATACTTGGAATTATGGTGGTAGTGATGGTAATGTTGGTGGTGGCAATGATAAACTTGATAGCAGCAATATTGGAGGTGGTTATGATGGAAATGCCACTTCAGGATTCAGTGGTGGCAATGATCAATTTGGTGGCCATGAAAGCAGCGGCTTGGATAATGCAGCTGGAAAATATGATCAAGATGAAGCATTGGACGGAAATTTCAGGGACGATGATGATAATGCTGGTGACTTTGCCAAAAGGGCGTGA
- the LOC110618022 gene encoding glycine-rich RNA-binding protein 2, mitochondrial isoform X1 — protein MAFLSKVGNVLRQAGSKQINGELSASRPSLYQAIRCMSSSKLFIGGISYATDDTSLREAFSKYGEVIEARVILDRETGRSRGFGFVTYTSSEEASSAIQALDGQDLHGRRVKVNYANDRARGSFGGGGYGAGGGGYGAGGGGYGAGGGSYGAGGGGYGTGSRGYNNNYGGSYGGPGENYGAGNTDSGRYAGRNVGYSGGSTFDGSSTGAYGSDTWNYGGSDGNVGGGNDKLDSSNIGGGYDGNATSGFSGGNDQFGGHESSGLDNAAGKYDQDEALDGNFRDDDDNAGDFAKRA, from the exons ATGGCGTTTCTTAGTAAAGTTGGGAATGTACTGAGGCAGGCAGGCAGCAAGCAGATCAATGGTGAACTATCTGCATCCAGGCCATCCCTCTATCAAGCAATAAGATGCATGTCATCTTCAAAACTTTTTATTGGAG GTATTTCTTATGCTACAGATGACACTAGTCTAAGAGAAGCTTTTAGCAAATACGGCGAGGTTATTGAAG CAAGAGTCATTCTGGATCGTGAAACTGGTAGATCTAGAGGATTTGGTTTTGTAACTTACACATCCAGTGAGGAGGCCTCTAGCGCCATCCAGGCCTTGGATGGACAG GATCTTCATGGTCGTCGTGTAAAGGTGAATTATGCAAATGATAGAGCTCGCGGTAGCTTTGGAGGTGGGGGCTATGGTGCTGGAGGTGGGGGCTATGGTGCTGGAGGTGGAGGCTATGGTGCTGGAGGGGGCAGTTATGGTGCTGGAGGAGGCGGCTATGGCACTGGCAGTCGAGGCTATAACAATAATTATGGAGGTAGTTATGGTGGTCCTGGTGAGAATTATGGAGCTGGTAACACTGACAGTGGCCGCTATGCAGGTCGAAATGTTGGCTATTCTGGTGGAAGCACTTTTGATGGTAGTAGCACTGGGGCGTATGGCAGTGATACTTGGAATTATGGTGGTAGTGATGGTAATGTTGGTGGTGGCAATGATAAACTTGATAGCAGCAATATTGGAGGTGGTTATGATGGAAATGCCACTTCAGGATTCAGTGGTGGCAATGATCAATTTGGTGGCCATGAAAGCAGCGGCTTGGATAATGCAGCTGGAAAATATGATCAAGATGAAGCATTGGACGGAAATTTCAGGGACGATGATGATAATGCTGGTGACTTTGCCAAAAGGGCGTGA
- the LOC110617906 gene encoding uncharacterized protein LOC110617906, whose amino-acid sequence MGTSEPEAKQTSLVMGSENQTETSDGLKTHPATNSTEENQTAHEKKLSSSSSSSSCSSFEDPRTSPSETPISGHDKGSGDGISVSATPVPGQEPHHSNAESAIQSPTTQMMERPAEIATSPSYRIPAYVFTSKSSAANDWSVASNESLFSIHMGNMSFTKETSNWCKSGEFGLAGDFTPSGPLSPTFDFTSKKHKSANNKSGEIEECNEAKAAETMREIIKDNEAAAGKPKSPARKPHHSPSFRRSDVSGASVKSFAFPILTGDHKTDFSHKKNASSPMSSQPQTPKVSTEPDTSQQKSQSGPLNPDPAPKSPSNAQSKWFSCLPCCSSRS is encoded by the exons ATGGGAACTTCAGAGCCTGAAGCAAAACAGACATCTTTGGTTATGGGATCTGAAAATCAGACTGAAACTAGTGATGGTCTGAAGACACATCCTGCCACAAATTCCACTGAAGAAAATCAAACAGCCCATGAAAAAAAGTTAAGTTCATCGTCCTCTTCCTCATCTTGTTCTTCATTTGAAGATCCTCGAACCTCCCCAAGCGAGACTCCCATCTCTGGCCATGATAAAGGAAGTGGAGATGGCATTTCGGTCAGCGCTACCCCCGTTCCCGGGCAAGAGCCGCATCATAGTAACGCCGAGTCAGCAATACAATCTCCTACGACACAGATGATGGAGCGACCTGCTGAAATAGCCACCTCCCCGTCATATAGGATTCCAGCTTATGTGTTTACCAGTAAATCTTCGGCTGCAAATGACTGGAGTGTTGCTTCGAATGAATCTTTGTTCAGTATTCACATGGGGAATATGAGCTTCACCAAAGAGACATCAAACTGGTGTAAGTCTGGAGAGTTTGGTTTAGCTGGTGATTTTACCCCGTCTGGCCCATTGTCTCCAACGTTTGATTTTACAAGCAAGAAACATAAATCGGCGAATAACAAATCTGGTGAAATCGAAGAATGCAATGAAGCAAAAGCCGCTGAAACAATGAGGGAAATCATAAAAGATAATGAAGCTGCTGCTGGTAAACCAAAGTCTCCTGCCAGAAAACCACATCATTCTCCTAGCTTTCGCCGTTCAGATGTGAGCGGAGCCAGTGTCAAATCATTTGCATTTCCAAT ATTGACGGGGGATCATAAAACAGATTTTTCTCACAAGAAAAATGCATCATCACCCATGAGTTCACAGCCACAAACTCCAAAAGTATCCACAGAGCCAGACACATCGCAGCAAAAATCACAATCAGGACCTCTAAACCCAGATCCCGCCCCTAAATCGCCTTCAAATGCTCAGAGTAAATGGTTCTCTTGCTTACCCTGTTGTTCATCTCGTTCTTGA